A single window of Priestia filamentosa DNA harbors:
- the comGG gene encoding competence type IV pilus minor pilin ComGG encodes MRKNEWGFVLPITLLLSFLVLFLLTHYSALYIVESRSFYETKGRYQLQYLINHGLFEAKKYVNDSLKKEEASWVETKNGSVEITIIPLSATEAKVELVCKGENSGNAKVWVVMDVASHKIIQYQEGASLSF; translated from the coding sequence ATGAGGAAAAATGAATGGGGATTTGTGTTGCCAATCACTCTTCTTCTATCTTTTCTTGTCCTGTTTCTTCTTACTCATTATAGTGCGCTTTACATTGTAGAATCGCGAAGTTTTTATGAAACGAAAGGAAGATATCAGCTTCAATATTTGATTAATCACGGTCTATTTGAAGCAAAAAAGTATGTTAATGATTCATTAAAAAAGGAGGAGGCATCATGGGTTGAAACCAAAAACGGAAGTGTCGAGATTACGATTATTCCTTTAAGTGCAACGGAAGCAAAAGTAGAGCTTGTGTGTAAAGGGGAGAATAGCGGAAATGCAAAGGTATGGGTTGTTATGGATGTAGCCTCTCATAAAATCATCCAATATCAAGAAGGGGCATCCCTTTCTTTTTAA
- the cydD gene encoding thiol reductant ABC exporter subunit CydD: MGRNLMAYKGIKRVLALVSLGVLLQTIAIIFQAKWLAEAITSLFNGKSLTSQIETIGYFIVAFLARHLCSLLIKKILYKFGETTVTELRSALLQSIFKLGPRYTKREGTGHLVTFLIEGLGKLRDYLELFIPKLVAIGITPWLVLIYIWFYDHLSALILLITMPILIVFMILLGLAAQKKIDAQWASYRLLSNHFVDSLRGLRTLKFLGRSKEHGETIEKVSGQYRKSTMGTLRIAFLSTFALDLFTQLSIAIVAVMLGLRLIDGTLTLEPALLVLLLSPEYFLPIREVGNDYHATLDGKEAGEEILAVIKKGEEVTISGTAPHFTKESTITFQNVDIHHEGKEENTLHNLSFQIKGNQKVGIMGMSGAGKSTLIDALSGFLSINEGAVRIDGEDVQLTSGAWQEQTVYIPQHPFIFTGSIKENIRFYQPDASDEGVRLAIRQAGLGSMVARLPHRENEIIGEGGRTLSGGQAQRIALARAFLSEHSILLFDEPTAQLDVETEYDLKEVLLHLSQDKLMFFASHRLHWMKEMDVILVMEDGQIVEVGTHKELIEKNGAYKRLLKAQMGDAS; encoded by the coding sequence ATGGGAAGAAACTTAATGGCCTATAAAGGCATCAAAAGAGTATTAGCGCTCGTATCTCTCGGGGTGCTTCTTCAAACTATAGCCATTATTTTTCAAGCAAAATGGCTAGCAGAAGCCATTACCTCACTTTTTAACGGAAAAAGCTTAACATCACAAATAGAAACAATAGGCTACTTTATAGTAGCCTTTCTTGCTAGACATCTATGTTCATTGTTAATAAAAAAAATACTTTATAAGTTTGGAGAAACGACTGTTACTGAATTACGGTCAGCGCTCCTTCAAAGTATTTTTAAGCTTGGACCACGCTATACAAAAAGGGAAGGTACGGGACATCTTGTAACATTTTTAATTGAAGGATTAGGAAAATTACGTGATTATCTTGAACTTTTTATTCCGAAACTTGTTGCTATCGGGATTACACCATGGCTTGTGCTTATTTATATTTGGTTTTACGACCATCTTTCTGCTCTGATTTTATTGATTACAATGCCCATTTTAATTGTCTTTATGATTTTACTTGGACTTGCCGCACAGAAGAAAATTGACGCACAGTGGGCATCATATCGTTTACTTTCAAATCATTTTGTTGATTCGTTGCGCGGTCTTCGCACCTTAAAGTTTTTAGGGAGAAGTAAAGAGCATGGTGAAACAATTGAAAAAGTTAGTGGTCAGTATCGAAAGTCAACAATGGGTACGCTTCGTATTGCCTTTTTATCAACGTTTGCTCTTGATTTATTTACACAGCTATCCATTGCTATTGTAGCAGTTATGTTAGGTTTACGTCTTATCGACGGTACGCTTACATTAGAGCCAGCTCTTCTTGTGCTGCTACTCTCACCAGAATACTTTCTTCCTATTCGAGAAGTTGGGAATGACTATCATGCAACGTTAGATGGAAAAGAAGCGGGAGAAGAAATACTAGCCGTAATCAAAAAAGGCGAGGAAGTAACCATTTCAGGAACAGCACCTCATTTTACAAAGGAAAGCACAATTACTTTTCAAAATGTCGATATTCATCATGAAGGAAAAGAAGAAAATACGCTGCATAACCTTTCTTTTCAAATAAAGGGAAATCAAAAAGTAGGAATTATGGGAATGAGCGGAGCTGGAAAGTCTACACTAATTGACGCGTTAAGCGGTTTTCTGTCTATTAATGAAGGAGCTGTTCGCATTGATGGAGAAGACGTTCAGCTTACTTCAGGAGCATGGCAAGAACAAACTGTTTATATTCCTCAGCACCCGTTTATTTTTACAGGTTCTATTAAAGAAAACATTCGGTTTTATCAGCCTGATGCGAGTGATGAAGGAGTAAGATTAGCCATCCGTCAAGCTGGATTAGGAAGTATGGTAGCTCGTCTGCCACATCGTGAAAATGAAATTATCGGAGAGGGAGGGCGCACGCTAAGCGGTGGTCAAGCACAGCGGATTGCGTTAGCAAGGGCTTTCTTGAGTGAGCATTCTATCCTATTATTTGATGAACCAACAGCACAGCTTGATGTGGAGACTGAGTATGATTTAAAAGAAGTATTACTACACCTTTCACAAGATAAGCTCATGTTCTTTGCTTCACATCGCTTACATTGGATGAAAGAAATGGATGTTATTTTAGTGATGGAAGACGGCCAAATTGTTGAAGTTGGTACACACAAAGAGCTTATAGAAAAAAACGGAGCGTACAAACGATTACTAAAGGCACAAATGGGGGATGCATCGTGA
- the cydB gene encoding cytochrome d ubiquinol oxidase subunit II, which yields MLSLNEFWFILVAFMFVGFFFLEGFDFGVGMSTKFVARTDAERRALINSIGPVWDANEVWLITGIGAMFAAFPNWYASMLSGFYLVFVIILLALIGRGVAFEFRGKAESPVWRTTWDWVILFGSIIPPLAFGTMFTAVIQGVPIDGDMQMRASFSDIVNWYTLLGGITLTMLCFMHGLTFGTIRLMYDLRDRCRQVAKKLLPINAVLLVAVGVATFFKTDLFTVHGNLLEYLFLAGIVVYLFLGYFLTRGRDGWAFFSSGLVIMLVTGSLFIGLFPRVMISSINEANNLTIHNAASGAYSLKVITYLGLTLLPFVLGYQIWSYYVFRKRINHKEHMEY from the coding sequence ATGCTATCTCTTAATGAATTTTGGTTTATTCTTGTGGCCTTTATGTTTGTTGGATTCTTCTTCTTAGAAGGATTCGACTTTGGAGTTGGAATGTCAACAAAATTTGTAGCGAGAACAGATGCAGAACGCCGCGCATTGATCAATTCAATTGGTCCTGTTTGGGATGCTAATGAAGTTTGGCTGATCACAGGGATTGGCGCAATGTTCGCGGCATTCCCAAACTGGTATGCTTCAATGTTAAGCGGTTTTTACCTTGTTTTCGTGATTATCTTACTTGCTTTAATTGGTCGGGGCGTTGCATTTGAATTTAGAGGAAAAGCAGAAAGTCCTGTTTGGAGAACAACGTGGGACTGGGTAATTCTTTTTGGAAGCATTATTCCTCCACTTGCTTTTGGCACAATGTTCACAGCTGTTATTCAGGGAGTACCAATTGACGGGGATATGCAAATGAGAGCATCTTTCTCAGATATTGTAAACTGGTATACGCTACTTGGTGGGATAACATTAACAATGCTTTGTTTTATGCACGGCCTTACATTTGGAACAATCCGTCTTATGTATGATTTAAGAGATCGCTGTCGCCAAGTTGCTAAGAAGCTACTGCCCATTAATGCTGTTTTGTTAGTTGCAGTTGGAGTGGCTACTTTCTTTAAAACAGATTTGTTTACAGTGCATGGAAACTTATTGGAGTACTTATTTTTGGCAGGAATCGTTGTTTACTTATTTCTTGGCTACTTTCTAACAAGAGGACGAGACGGCTGGGCGTTCTTTTCGTCAGGTCTTGTCATCATGTTAGTAACAGGATCACTGTTTATTGGATTATTTCCACGGGTAATGATTAGTTCAATTAATGAAGCTAACAATTTAACCATTCACAATGCAGCATCTGGAGCTTATTCATTAAAAGTAATCACATATCTTGGACTCACATTGCTACCGTTCGTTTTAGGATATCAAATTTGGAGTTACTACGTTTTTCGTAAACGTATTAACCATAAGGAGCATATGGAATACTAA
- a CDS encoding cytochrome ubiquinol oxidase subunit I has product MDVVELSRIQFASTTLFHFLFVPLSIGLAFIIAIMETIYVVKKDEAYKKMAKFWGHLFLINFAVGVVTGILQEFQFGMNWSEYSRFVGDVFGAPLAIEALLAFFMESTFLGLWIFGWDRLPKWLHALCIWLVSLGTMFSAFFILSANSFMQHPVGEVLQRGRLEMHDFAAILTNGQLWVEFPHTLFGSFATGALFITGISAIAFLKKKHVDFYQRSFKVAIAVGVASGIGLALSGHEQAQYLVETQPMKMAAAEGLWENSEDPGAWTAIANIDTANKENTSEVEIPYLLSYLSYGKFSGSVTGMNELQERYTKMYGEGNYIPPVKTVFWSFRVMAVLGGAIIGLAILGAYLYARKKLVQSKWYLRLMVIAISFPFIGNSAGWIMTEIGRQPWVVFGYMQTEDAVSANVTAGQVLFSLIAFSTFYIILFAVMVTLFVREIKKGPHHEEEMIEENHDPFMKEGQHAIS; this is encoded by the coding sequence ATGGATGTAGTTGAATTATCACGCATTCAGTTTGCTTCCACAACATTATTTCACTTTCTATTTGTACCACTATCAATTGGATTAGCTTTCATCATTGCAATTATGGAAACAATCTACGTAGTGAAGAAAGATGAAGCATATAAAAAGATGGCAAAGTTCTGGGGGCACCTGTTTTTAATTAACTTCGCTGTCGGTGTTGTAACAGGTATTTTACAAGAATTTCAGTTTGGAATGAACTGGTCTGAATACTCTCGCTTTGTTGGAGATGTGTTCGGGGCGCCGCTCGCAATTGAGGCATTACTTGCCTTTTTCATGGAATCAACATTTTTAGGGTTATGGATTTTTGGTTGGGATCGTTTGCCGAAATGGCTTCATGCCCTCTGTATTTGGCTCGTTTCATTAGGAACGATGTTCTCAGCATTTTTTATTTTATCAGCAAACTCTTTCATGCAGCATCCAGTTGGAGAAGTACTTCAACGAGGACGCCTTGAAATGCATGACTTTGCAGCGATTTTAACAAATGGACAGCTTTGGGTTGAGTTCCCTCATACGCTATTTGGTTCATTTGCAACAGGAGCACTATTTATTACAGGTATTAGTGCAATCGCCTTTTTGAAAAAGAAGCACGTTGATTTTTATCAAAGATCTTTTAAAGTAGCAATTGCTGTTGGAGTAGCATCAGGAATTGGGCTAGCACTTTCAGGGCATGAACAAGCTCAATATTTAGTTGAAACACAGCCAATGAAGATGGCAGCAGCAGAAGGGCTTTGGGAAAACAGTGAAGACCCAGGAGCATGGACAGCTATTGCCAATATTGATACAGCGAACAAAGAAAATACGTCAGAGGTTGAAATTCCTTACCTATTAAGTTACTTATCTTATGGCAAGTTCTCAGGTTCTGTAACAGGTATGAATGAATTACAAGAACGCTATACGAAAATGTACGGAGAAGGAAACTACATACCACCGGTTAAAACCGTATTTTGGAGTTTCCGCGTTATGGCTGTTTTAGGAGGAGCAATCATTGGATTAGCTATTCTAGGGGCGTATCTTTACGCTCGTAAGAAATTAGTTCAAAGCAAATGGTATCTTCGCTTGATGGTTATAGCTATTTCATTTCCTTTTATAGGGAACTCAGCAGGTTGGATTATGACCGAAATTGGACGTCAACCATGGGTTGTTTTTGGATATATGCAAACAGAGGATGCTGTTTCAGCTAACGTAACAGCGGGGCAAGTACTGTTTTCACTTATTGCTTTCTCAACATTTTACATTATTTTATTTGCAGTTATGGTCACTTTATTTGTGCGGGAGATTAAAAAGGGACCACATCATGAGGAAGAGATGATAGAAGAAAATCATGATCCGTTTATGAAGGAGGGTCAACATGCTATCTCTTAA
- a CDS encoding YqzE family protein, producing MSVNDYVKFMTQEIVQYMDKPKDDRKKQRQQKKQERQPFAVRWFGVLPYALIMMKRRQKNK from the coding sequence GTGTCAGTGAATGATTATGTTAAGTTTATGACACAAGAAATTGTTCAATACATGGATAAGCCAAAAGACGATCGGAAAAAACAGCGTCAGCAAAAAAAGCAAGAGCGCCAACCGTTTGCAGTTCGCTGGTTTGGTGTTTTACCGTATGCGCTAATTATGATGAAGCGTCGTCAAAAAAATAAATAG
- the comGF gene encoding competence type IV pilus minor pilin ComGF — MKRNGFTLLETIFCFAISVLLLASFPLLLSVIETESSYDTFTQAEWDTFIAQTSIELREAEEVSIYKSLLQLSPSGQNIVVQYEKYGPLIRRRVNGLGHEIALRNIQSLSFSAHSPKTITIAVESLKGKVYEAVIPLYGEGL, encoded by the coding sequence GTGAAAAGAAATGGATTTACACTGCTTGAAACCATCTTTTGCTTTGCCATCTCAGTTCTTCTTTTAGCATCTTTTCCACTTCTCTTATCAGTTATTGAAACGGAAAGTTCTTATGATACTTTTACACAAGCAGAGTGGGATACATTTATTGCTCAAACGTCTATTGAACTTCGTGAAGCAGAAGAAGTTTCTATCTATAAATCATTGTTACAATTGTCGCCTTCAGGTCAAAATATTGTTGTGCAATATGAAAAATATGGTCCTCTCATTAGACGAAGAGTAAATGGATTAGGTCATGAGATTGCTCTTCGCAATATCCAGTCCCTTTCTTTTTCAGCGCATTCTCCCAAAACCATTACAATTGCAGTTGAGTCATTAAAAGGAAAAGTTTACGAAGCTGTTATTCCCTTATATGGAGAAGGGCTATGA
- the moaA gene encoding GTP 3',8-cyclase MoaA, with product MAVQDQFKRPLRDLRLSVIDQCNFRCHYCMPAHIFNENYTFLQKEELLTDDELVRLSVLFSRLGVEKIRITGGEPLLRKGLPSLIERIGEKTRIEDIAVTTNGVFLPKLAQDLRGAGVQRVNISLDAIEDDVFRYMNGKGVGISPVLKGINAAREAGLYVKINMVVQKGVNDNQILPMARYFKRLGVTLRFIEYMDVGSTNGWDMRDVMTKKDILTELQSEFSLIPVKEAYFGEVAKRYKYSDKTGEVGFISSVSDTFCGSCTRARVSASGQLYTCLFASKGTDLREKLRSGKSDEELFEYISSVWEMRDDRYSEDRANLKDKREPIEMSYIGG from the coding sequence ATGGCTGTACAAGATCAATTTAAACGACCGCTAAGAGATTTGCGCCTTTCTGTTATTGATCAATGTAATTTTCGCTGTCACTATTGTATGCCAGCCCATATTTTTAATGAGAATTATACGTTTTTACAGAAGGAAGAACTTCTCACAGATGATGAGCTCGTACGCTTAAGCGTGTTGTTTTCTCGGTTAGGAGTGGAGAAAATACGCATTACAGGTGGAGAGCCATTACTTAGAAAAGGACTACCTTCTTTAATAGAAAGAATTGGGGAAAAAACAAGGATTGAAGATATTGCTGTAACAACAAATGGCGTGTTTCTTCCAAAGCTTGCTCAAGACTTGCGAGGAGCAGGGGTACAGCGTGTTAACATTAGTTTGGATGCCATTGAAGACGATGTATTTCGTTATATGAATGGAAAGGGTGTTGGAATTTCTCCCGTTTTAAAAGGAATTAATGCTGCTAGAGAAGCAGGTCTCTATGTGAAAATTAATATGGTTGTCCAAAAAGGTGTAAATGACAATCAAATCCTGCCTATGGCTCGCTATTTTAAGAGATTAGGAGTAACGCTTCGATTCATTGAATATATGGATGTTGGATCAACAAATGGCTGGGATATGAGGGATGTAATGACGAAAAAGGATATTCTAACAGAACTACAAAGCGAATTTTCGCTGATTCCTGTAAAAGAAGCCTATTTTGGGGAAGTTGCAAAGCGCTATAAGTACAGCGATAAAACAGGAGAAGTTGGTTTTATTAGTTCTGTTTCAGACACATTTTGTGGCTCCTGTACAAGGGCAAGAGTATCTGCAAGCGGGCAGCTTTATACCTGTTTGTTTGCTTCAAAAGGAACGGATTTAAGAGAGAAATTAAGAAGCGGTAAGTCGGATGAAGAGCTTTTTGAATATATTTCTTCTGTGTGGGAGATGCGTGATGATCGGTATTCAGAAGATCGAGCAAACTTAAAAGATAAGCGTGAGCCAATTGAGATGTCTTATATTGGTGGGTAA